The following are from one region of the Thermus thermamylovorans genome:
- a CDS encoding helicase-related protein, with translation MARFITNHPTKDLAARLTELIGFSKELKFLVGFFYFSGWQELYEPLRKAAQENPDLRLKILVGMGVDRHAGGLIEVAKGFRGTGREVAQALVEGLAQALSDPSLDLPDFPEQARFFLGLLKEKRLEIRKTREPNHAKLYLFKVDAPQQRLLGSPGKFITGSSNLTHAGLRGQHEFNVEIGDYGFEEAEAYFDELWKNAVPLRPEDVLRLEEVVERGSLAALPTPFEIYALLLRRYLDVVEALPERQAPALYLERIGYRPLRYQLDAVELLLRILEEYGGAILADVVGLGKTVVAALVAREHGGRGIVIAPPGLIGESGQYGWLKYLEDFGLYDWRAFSTGKLDEALAFVQGPGKDVELVIVDEAHRFRNPDTESYALLQAITAGRKVLLLTATPYNNYPLDVFALLRLFTVPGNAKVGPTSDLEGYFRKLTERFKAYSYVLRHHGSRDRKRREKAERLYRAHFDRDPPVDTRLVEKALEEVAREVRSVLAPVTVRRNRLDLVKDPRYREHLPEFSRLEDPKPLFYELSPEQSAFYDQVVDEWFGPEGAFKGAIYQPALYREGFFGEEEEIEESPEKIFAVESQRNLADFMRRLLVRRFESSFGAFVRTVERLVKAHERALSFAKETGYFILGRDGLEKLLSRFEAGEEPIEVEEFLELLLQEDAEAIARGERSRERVYRLEEFAQKDLFLHHIEDDLALLTRVYAQAAKLRLADPERDPKAEALVRFLRESLQKEPERKVVVFSEFTDTVEHLAERLRGSGLRVLAVGRQVSANLIREAVLNFDASVPEERQRDDYDVLVASDKLSEGVNLHRAGTVVNYDIPWNPTRLIQRVGRINRIGQKVFDSLHIYHFFPTERGRGVVDPSQVAAHKLFLIHKALGEDAKILSSEEKPSPAMVYRKLTHLPEEEKSFDTWVRLEWERVKALEPGIEERIARLPNRVKAARPGEERVLLVARKGLGFYAYAREGDRKIQPVPFPEALGEAKAEPETPRLEPSPRFWEAYRELEKALSRNEPEPFPSNSIEQKALRNLNTAKVHCKRLGDETKVALLEALIKDIRQYKRLPRYVLRRLAQVELDGEEEAYGRFDSVLEEVRARFGHIVGRDPEGGHTPEMVVALEWRGDVGRHPREEEGEEEGPDAG, from the coding sequence ATGGCGAGATTCATCACCAACCACCCCACCAAGGACCTTGCCGCCCGCCTCACCGAGCTCATCGGCTTCTCCAAAGAGCTCAAGTTCCTCGTGGGCTTCTTCTACTTCTCGGGCTGGCAGGAGCTCTACGAACCCCTCCGCAAGGCGGCGCAGGAGAACCCGGACCTCCGGCTCAAGATCCTGGTGGGCATGGGGGTGGACCGCCACGCGGGGGGGCTTATCGAGGTGGCCAAGGGGTTTCGGGGGACGGGGCGCGAGGTGGCGCAGGCCCTGGTGGAGGGGCTCGCCCAGGCCCTCTCCGACCCCAGCCTGGACCTGCCCGACTTCCCCGAGCAGGCCCGCTTCTTCCTCGGCCTCCTCAAGGAGAAGAGACTGGAGATCCGCAAGACCCGCGAGCCCAACCACGCCAAGCTCTACCTCTTCAAGGTGGACGCCCCGCAACAGAGGCTCCTGGGGAGCCCAGGGAAGTTCATCACGGGCTCCTCCAACCTCACCCACGCGGGGCTCAGGGGCCAGCACGAGTTCAACGTGGAGATCGGGGACTACGGCTTCGAGGAGGCCGAGGCTTACTTCGACGAGCTCTGGAAAAACGCGGTTCCCCTCCGCCCCGAGGACGTCCTCCGCCTCGAGGAGGTCGTGGAGCGTGGCTCCCTCGCCGCCCTCCCCACTCCCTTCGAGATCTACGCCCTTCTCCTCAGGCGCTACCTGGACGTGGTGGAGGCCCTCCCGGAAAGGCAGGCCCCCGCGCTCTACCTGGAGAGGATCGGGTACCGCCCCTTGCGCTACCAGTTGGACGCCGTGGAGCTCCTCCTCCGGATCCTCGAGGAATACGGCGGGGCCATCCTCGCGGACGTGGTGGGGCTTGGCAAGACCGTGGTGGCCGCCCTCGTGGCGCGGGAGCATGGGGGGCGGGGGATCGTCATCGCCCCGCCCGGCCTCATCGGGGAGAGCGGCCAGTACGGCTGGCTGAAGTACCTGGAGGACTTCGGCCTCTACGACTGGAGGGCCTTCTCCACGGGCAAGCTGGACGAGGCCCTCGCCTTCGTCCAGGGTCCCGGCAAGGACGTGGAGCTCGTCATCGTGGACGAGGCCCACCGCTTCCGCAACCCCGACACCGAGAGCTACGCCCTGCTCCAGGCCATCACCGCGGGCAGAAAGGTCCTCCTCCTCACGGCCACGCCCTACAACAACTACCCCTTGGACGTCTTCGCCCTCCTCAGACTCTTCACCGTCCCCGGGAACGCCAAGGTGGGGCCCACCTCCGACCTCGAGGGGTACTTTCGCAAGCTCACCGAGAGGTTCAAGGCCTACAGCTACGTCCTCCGCCACCACGGCTCCCGGGACAGGAAGAGACGGGAAAAGGCCGAGAGGCTCTACCGGGCGCACTTCGACCGGGATCCTCCCGTGGACACGAGGCTCGTGGAAAAGGCCCTGGAGGAGGTCGCCCGGGAGGTCCGCTCGGTCCTCGCCCCCGTCACGGTGCGGCGCAACCGGCTGGACCTGGTGAAGGATCCCCGCTACCGGGAGCACCTCCCGGAGTTCTCCCGCCTGGAGGACCCCAAGCCTCTCTTCTACGAGCTTTCTCCCGAGCAGTCGGCGTTCTACGACCAGGTAGTGGACGAGTGGTTCGGCCCCGAGGGGGCCTTCAAGGGGGCGATCTACCAGCCCGCCCTCTACCGGGAAGGGTTCTTCGGGGAAGAGGAGGAGATAGAGGAGTCCCCCGAGAAGATCTTCGCCGTGGAGTCCCAGCGGAACCTCGCCGACTTCATGCGTCGCCTTCTGGTCCGGCGCTTCGAGAGCTCCTTCGGGGCCTTCGTCCGCACGGTGGAGCGGCTCGTAAAGGCCCACGAGAGGGCGCTCAGTTTCGCCAAAGAAACGGGCTACTTCATCCTTGGGCGCGACGGCCTGGAGAAGCTCCTCTCCCGCTTTGAGGCCGGGGAGGAGCCCATCGAGGTGGAAGAGTTCCTGGAGCTCCTCCTCCAGGAGGACGCCGAGGCCATCGCCAGGGGGGAGCGAAGCCGGGAGCGGGTGTACCGCCTGGAGGAGTTCGCCCAAAAGGACCTCTTCCTCCACCACATCGAGGACGACCTCGCCCTGCTCACCCGCGTCTACGCCCAGGCCGCCAAACTCAGGCTCGCCGACCCCGAGCGGGATCCCAAGGCGGAGGCTCTCGTGCGGTTCCTCCGGGAAAGCCTTCAAAAAGAACCCGAGCGCAAGGTCGTGGTCTTCTCCGAGTTCACCGACACCGTGGAGCACCTCGCCGAACGCTTGAGGGGTTCAGGGCTCAGGGTCCTCGCCGTAGGAAGGCAGGTAAGCGCGAACCTGATCCGGGAGGCGGTCCTCAACTTCGACGCCTCCGTTCCTGAAGAACGCCAGCGCGACGACTACGATGTATTGGTCGCCAGCGATAAGCTTTCCGAGGGGGTCAACCTCCACCGGGCGGGGACCGTGGTCAACTACGACATCCCTTGGAACCCCACCCGCTTGATCCAGCGCGTGGGGCGGATCAACCGCATCGGGCAGAAGGTCTTCGACAGCCTCCACATCTACCACTTCTTTCCCACAGAGAGGGGAAGGGGCGTGGTGGACCCGAGCCAGGTGGCCGCTCACAAGCTCTTCCTGATCCACAAGGCCCTTGGGGAGGACGCCAAGATCCTCTCCTCCGAGGAGAAACCGAGCCCCGCCATGGTCTACCGCAAGCTCACCCACCTTCCCGAGGAGGAGAAGAGCTTCGACACCTGGGTGCGCCTGGAGTGGGAGCGGGTGAAGGCGCTCGAGCCTGGAATAGAGGAGAGGATCGCCCGCCTGCCCAACCGGGTGAAGGCCGCGCGCCCCGGAGAGGAGCGGGTGCTCCTCGTGGCCCGGAAGGGCCTCGGTTTCTACGCCTACGCGAGGGAAGGGGACAGGAAGATCCAGCCCGTGCCCTTTCCCGAAGCCCTGGGGGAGGCCAAGGCCGAGCCCGAAACGCCGCGGCTGGAGCCCAGCCCGCGCTTCTGGGAAGCTTACCGAGAGCTGGAGAAAGCGCTTTCCCGGAACGAGCCCGAGCCTTTTCCTTCGAACTCCATCGAACAGAAAGCCCTCCGCAACCTGAACACGGCCAAGGTGCACTGCAAGCGGTTGGGAGACGAGACGAAGGTGGCTCTCCTCGAGGCCTTGATCAAGGACATCCGCCAGTACAAGCGCCTCCCCCGGTACGTTCTCCGCCGCCTTGCCCAGGTCGAACTGGACGGCGAAGAGGAGGCCTACGGGCGGTTTGACTCGGTACTGGAAGAGGTTCGTGCCCGCTTTGGGCACATCGTCGGTCGGGATCCTGAAGGGGGGCACACGCCCGAGATGGTGGTGGCCCTGGAGTGGCGGGGCGATGTCGGTCGCCATCCTCGTGAAGAGGAGGGTGAAGAGGAGGGCCCGGATGCGGGGTGA
- a CDS encoding InlB B-repeat-containing protein gives MQSPSGGGGGGGSTPSPTFSLSLSPSSLAVQQGDSAQTTLTVTPQNGFTGTVNLSLVNGHDQVPQGLSLSPTSVQVTGSSLLSRALTLTASSTPTGTYRIKVRGTSGSLTKEADLTVTVSAPQKASLTLELEGNGAVVADSRACRSGTSCTWEFPKGTSLTLTALPDEGHYFAGWREACSGFGACALVLNEDARVKASFAPIVGDFQLGELPSPVVVPAGAKTELVVELVLMGGLSAPPGAYGVELSGRLVGTGVDQVQYRFLPERSQEGRLVLELQGPDPDEVWTYFSAPTELTVALGNLRRTALFHLAVAPCVAGCGR, from the coding sequence ATGCAGTCTCCTTCGGGCGGTGGGGGTGGAGGTGGATCCACTCCTTCTCCTACCTTCTCCCTCTCCCTGAGCCCTTCAAGCCTCGCGGTCCAGCAGGGGGACAGCGCCCAGACCACCCTCACCGTCACCCCCCAGAACGGCTTCACGGGGACGGTCAATCTCTCCCTGGTGAACGGCCACGACCAGGTACCCCAGGGGCTTTCCCTCTCGCCCACGAGCGTCCAGGTCACGGGGTCCAGCCTCTTGAGCCGGGCCCTCACTCTCACCGCCTCCTCCACCCCCACGGGCACCTACCGGATCAAGGTGCGGGGCACCTCGGGAAGCCTCACCAAGGAGGCGGACCTCACCGTCACGGTGAGCGCCCCGCAAAAAGCATCCCTGACCCTTGAGTTAGAGGGCAACGGGGCGGTGGTGGCGGACTCGAGGGCGTGCCGTTCCGGGACCTCTTGTACCTGGGAGTTTCCCAAGGGGACCTCCTTGACCCTTACCGCCCTTCCGGATGAGGGGCACTATTTTGCGGGGTGGAGGGAGGCTTGCTCGGGATTTGGGGCCTGCGCCCTCGTGCTTAACGAGGATGCCCGGGTGAAGGCCTCCTTTGCCCCCATCGTGGGGGACTTCCAGCTGGGCGAGCTTCCTTCCCCGGTGGTCGTCCCCGCCGGGGCTAAGACGGAGCTGGTTGTGGAGCTGGTCCTCATGGGGGGCCTTTCGGCGCCTCCCGGGGCGTACGGGGTAGAGCTCTCCGGTCGGCTCGTGGGTACCGGGGTGGACCAGGTCCAGTACCGTTTCCTTCCCGAGAGGTCCCAGGAGGGGAGACTGGTCTTGGAGCTCCAGGGGCCGGATCCGGACGAGGTCTGGACCTACTTCTCCGCCCCCACGGAGCTCACGGTGGCCCTCGGCAACCTCAGGCGCACCGCCCTCTTTCACCTGGCGGTCGCGCCGTGCGTGGCCGGTTGTGGGAGGTAG
- a CDS encoding M12 family metallopeptidase, giving the protein MRRWTAWTALSVLLAACALTPRVSREAPTWEPVWLMLPDGSEVKVEGQRVPWAPPGYVVVQGDILVPRAPARPEALTPQGLALEPLTWGRLWPYGVVPYEVDPGVSQMQREVIQQALAHVQEKTLIRFVPRTTEADYVRFISDGVPGTCWSVLGKRGGAQDLDVYCGQGGVPSMGTVVHEILHALGFMHEQSRADRDAYVEILWENIQEEYWREFAKIGGRGKLYQAYDYDSVMHYHAKAFSKNGGYTILPKNGIPPERLGQKDGLSPGDVEAVRLYYATPLLRLRWWFHQTTYTTDYTFPQELLNVGAVDARVTGVVLEGRWLQSAELASQEIPAGGSATVTFRAKACPGPGFQAERVTFQVEGSEAYEVSYTRACYRYPDQTTLLRLDPAGRETLLLTYGEWTWAKEYALEGRVGNTPISLPFTRLTSEYSRPLYTALVPLRGLAGEEVCLRITPLDSRSSPTSVEACAVVP; this is encoded by the coding sequence ATGAGGCGTTGGACGGCGTGGACGGCCCTTTCTGTGCTTTTGGCGGCGTGCGCTCTTACCCCTAGGGTCTCCCGGGAGGCCCCCACCTGGGAACCGGTTTGGCTCATGCTTCCCGACGGGAGCGAGGTGAAGGTGGAGGGCCAGAGGGTTCCTTGGGCCCCTCCTGGGTACGTGGTGGTCCAGGGGGACATCCTGGTCCCCCGGGCCCCTGCGCGCCCTGAGGCCCTGACCCCCCAGGGCCTCGCCCTGGAACCCCTCACCTGGGGGCGGCTCTGGCCCTACGGGGTGGTGCCCTACGAGGTGGACCCCGGCGTGAGCCAGATGCAAAGGGAGGTCATCCAGCAGGCCCTGGCCCACGTTCAGGAGAAAACCCTCATCCGCTTTGTACCGCGCACCACCGAGGCCGACTACGTCCGCTTCATCAGCGACGGGGTCCCGGGAACCTGCTGGTCGGTCCTGGGGAAGAGGGGAGGGGCCCAGGACCTGGACGTCTACTGCGGCCAGGGTGGGGTTCCCTCCATGGGCACCGTGGTCCACGAGATCCTCCACGCCCTCGGCTTCATGCACGAGCAGAGCCGGGCCGACCGGGACGCGTACGTGGAGATCCTTTGGGAGAACATCCAGGAGGAGTATTGGAGGGAGTTCGCGAAGATCGGTGGGCGGGGGAAGCTTTACCAGGCCTACGACTACGACTCCGTCATGCACTACCACGCCAAGGCCTTTTCCAAGAACGGGGGCTACACCATCCTGCCCAAGAACGGCATCCCCCCAGAGCGCCTTGGGCAGAAGGATGGTCTGAGCCCTGGGGACGTGGAGGCCGTGCGCCTCTACTACGCCACCCCCCTCCTCCGGCTCAGGTGGTGGTTCCACCAGACCACATACACCACGGACTACACCTTCCCCCAGGAACTCCTCAACGTAGGGGCCGTGGACGCCCGGGTCACAGGCGTGGTCCTGGAGGGGAGGTGGCTCCAAAGCGCCGAGCTGGCTTCTCAGGAGATCCCCGCCGGCGGCTCGGCCACCGTGACCTTCCGCGCCAAGGCCTGCCCTGGCCCCGGCTTCCAGGCGGAGAGGGTGACCTTCCAGGTGGAGGGCAGCGAGGCCTACGAGGTTAGCTACACCCGCGCCTGCTACCGCTACCCCGACCAGACGACCCTCCTCCGGCTGGATCCGGCGGGTAGGGAGACCCTCCTCCTCACCTACGGGGAGTGGACCTGGGCGAAGGAGTACGCCCTGGAGGGCAGGGTGGGGAACACGCCCATCTCCCTGCCTTTCACTAGGCTCACCAGCGAGTACTCCCGGCCCCTCTATACTGCCCTGGTGCCCCTCAGGGGGCTGGCGGGCGAGGAGGTATGCCTCCGGATCACGCCTCTGGACTCTCGGTCTAGCCCTACCTCGGTGGAGGCGTGCGCGGTCGTTCCCTGA
- a CDS encoding thermonuclease family protein has protein sequence MGLRALGLLPWLLALVLALAPEGRLQGPVAVLRVVDGDTVELQGLGPVRLIGIDAPESTSNHRTSGPEEVRLGLEAKAFLARLLQGRKVWVELDAQERDRYRRVLAYLYLEDPRGDWIHGGRRFLQVNLELVRAGWAEPYTVPPNVRYAALYLQAAREARAKGVGMWGGGQASRPQGPAPDRKGCDPAYPTVCVPPPPPDLDCRDIPYRRFKVLPPDPHRFDRDGDGVGCE, from the coding sequence GTGGGCTTAAGAGCGCTCGGGCTTCTCCCCTGGTTGCTCGCCCTGGTCCTGGCCCTCGCCCCGGAGGGCCGGCTCCAGGGCCCAGTGGCCGTCCTCCGTGTGGTGGACGGGGACACGGTGGAACTTCAGGGCCTAGGGCCCGTTCGCCTCATCGGGATTGACGCCCCGGAGAGCACCTCCAACCACCGCACCTCGGGCCCCGAGGAGGTGCGGCTGGGCCTCGAGGCCAAGGCCTTCCTCGCCCGCCTGCTCCAGGGGAGGAAGGTGTGGGTGGAGCTGGACGCCCAGGAGCGGGACCGCTACCGGAGGGTGCTGGCCTACCTATACCTGGAGGATCCCAGGGGGGACTGGATCCACGGGGGGAGGCGGTTTCTTCAGGTGAACCTGGAGCTGGTGAGGGCCGGGTGGGCCGAGCCCTACACCGTGCCCCCCAATGTCCGCTACGCCGCCCTCTACCTCCAGGCCGCCCGGGAGGCCCGGGCCAAGGGGGTGGGAATGTGGGGAGGGGGGCAGGCCTCGAGGCCCCAAGGCCCCGCCCCGGACCGGAAAGGGTGCGACCCCGCCTACCCCACGGTGTGCGTCCCGCCGCCGCCCCCGGACCTGGACTGTAGGGACATCCCCTACAGGCGCTTCAAGGTTCTGCCCCCGGACCCGCACCGCTTTGACCGGGACGGGGATGGGGTGGGGTGCGAGTAA